Proteins encoded by one window of Gammaproteobacteria bacterium:
- a CDS encoding efflux RND transporter periplasmic adaptor subunit, with protein MSEQNPNRDTDVSRVLGLEQHARHHWHIWRWLAGIGLLLVVLLLVMVFSGGKDNGIRYETSLAKRSDLTVTVTATGTIEPVNQVDVGTEVSGTVESVEVDYNDHVKVGQLLAKLNTDQLSAKLRQSEAELTVAKAKVLEAQATLLETRNRLNRLKTLVKREMASQDDVDTAQAAYSRAQAGLEVTRAQVKQAQAQVDSDRTTLSKAVIVSPINGIVLERSVEPGQTVAASLQTPVLFTLAENLKQMELDVAVDEADVGQVKEGQHATFTVDAYPDRIYSALVTQVRYAPQTVDGVVTYDTILSVNNADLSLRPGMTATVDITVESLKNALLIPNAALRFTPPVTKTASGGSRSIFSRLFPRPASHTAKPEQPLGEGKKRVWTLKNGKPVAIPVTVGASDGKMTAVVKGDISPDMPLLVDYTNVKQ; from the coding sequence ATGTCTGAGCAGAATCCCAACCGCGATACGGACGTCAGCCGGGTACTCGGGCTGGAACAGCATGCGCGGCACCACTGGCATATCTGGCGCTGGCTGGCCGGTATCGGGTTGTTGCTGGTCGTACTGCTGCTGGTAATGGTTTTCAGCGGTGGCAAGGATAACGGTATCCGCTACGAGACATCCCTCGCCAAGCGCAGCGATCTGACGGTGACGGTGACCGCGACCGGGACGATCGAGCCCGTCAACCAGGTGGATGTCGGCACCGAGGTTTCGGGTACGGTGGAGTCGGTGGAGGTGGATTACAACGACCACGTGAAGGTCGGTCAGCTGCTGGCCAAGCTGAATACCGATCAGCTCAGCGCGAAGCTGCGCCAGTCCGAGGCCGAGTTGACCGTCGCCAAGGCCAAGGTGCTCGAGGCGCAGGCGACCTTGCTGGAAACCCGCAACCGCCTCAATCGCCTGAAGACCCTGGTGAAGCGGGAGATGGCCTCGCAGGACGATGTGGACACCGCACAGGCCGCCTATAGCCGGGCACAGGCCGGTCTCGAGGTGACGCGTGCCCAGGTCAAGCAGGCCCAGGCCCAGGTGGATTCCGATCGCACGACGCTTTCCAAGGCCGTGATCGTGTCGCCGATCAACGGCATCGTGCTCGAACGCAGCGTGGAACCGGGCCAGACCGTGGCCGCTTCCCTGCAGACGCCGGTGCTGTTCACGCTGGCGGAGAATCTCAAGCAGATGGAGCTCGACGTGGCCGTGGACGAGGCGGATGTGGGGCAGGTCAAGGAAGGGCAGCACGCGACCTTTACGGTGGACGCCTACCCCGATCGAATCTATTCGGCGCTCGTCACCCAGGTGCGATATGCGCCGCAGACGGTGGACGGCGTGGTGACTTACGACACGATATTGTCTGTGAACAACGCCGATCTTTCCCTGCGGCCGGGCATGACGGCCACGGTGGACATCACGGTCGAGTCGTTGAAGAACGCCCTGCTGATTCCCAATGCTGCATTGCGCTTTACGCCGCCCGTTACCAAGACGGCGAGCGGCGGGTCGCGGAGTATTTTCAGCCGGCTTTTCCCGCGCCCCGCGTCGCATACGGCGAAGCCGGAACAACCGCTGGGTGAAGGCAAGAAACGGGTCTGGACATTGAAGAACGGCAAACCGGTGGCGATTCCGGTGACGGTAGGCGCGTCGGACGGCAAGATGACCGCGGTCGTAAAGGGCGACATCAGTCCGGACATGCCCCTGCTGGTGGACTACACGAACGTCAAGCAGTAA
- a CDS encoding ABC transporter ATP-binding protein: MADYAPVDESLLQFSGVTKVYGKGQAAMRALRGIDLSIREGEFVALMGPSGSGKSTCMNILGCLDVPTEGHYRFRGVDVGALTRGQRALLRRNYLGFVFQGFNLLARTSALENVELPLVYRGVSAADRHARARQALAAVGLGGWERHTPGELSGGQQQRVAIARAIVTEPSVLLADEPTGNLDTARGIEVMELLTSFNKERGITIAMVTHEPEMAEYAGRVIHFRDGAIEDVPTEGMR, encoded by the coding sequence ATGGCCGATTACGCACCCGTGGATGAATCGCTGCTTCAGTTCAGCGGCGTTACCAAGGTCTATGGCAAGGGGCAGGCCGCCATGCGGGCCCTGCGGGGCATCGACCTCAGTATCCGTGAAGGCGAGTTCGTTGCCCTGATGGGACCGAGCGGCTCGGGCAAGTCCACCTGCATGAACATCCTGGGGTGTCTGGATGTGCCGACCGAGGGTCACTACCGCTTTCGCGGCGTGGACGTGGGCGCCCTGACGCGCGGCCAGCGCGCCCTGTTGCGGCGGAATTATCTCGGTTTTGTCTTTCAGGGATTCAATCTGCTGGCGCGTACCTCGGCGCTGGAAAACGTCGAGCTGCCATTGGTCTATCGCGGGGTATCCGCCGCGGATCGTCATGCGCGTGCGCGACAGGCCCTGGCGGCGGTCGGCCTGGGGGGGTGGGAGCGGCACACGCCCGGCGAACTTTCCGGCGGGCAGCAACAGCGGGTGGCGATCGCGCGCGCCATTGTGACCGAGCCGTCCGTCCTGCTCGCCGACGAACCGACCGGCAATCTCGATACCGCGCGCGGTATCGAGGTGATGGAGCTCCTCACCAGTTTCAACAAGGAACGCGGCATCACCATCGCGATGGTCACCCACGAACCGGAGATGGCCGAGTATGCCGGACGTGTCATTCATTTCAGGGACGGGGCCATCGAGGACGTCCCGACGGAGGGGATGCGCTGA
- a CDS encoding ABC transporter permease, producing MLWNTLILALREMRRNLMRSFLTILGIVIGVAAVITMVTIGGGATAQVTEQISSLGSNLLIARPGQRLGPGIRSAAPAFDLADVQAIGREVGSVSAVAPTSSQAAVAVLGNENWSTGVTGTDDQFFKIRNWTLAEGRLFTAGEMRTGRAVCIIGETVRSELYGTLDPIGSKIRIGKMSCDVIGLLEAKGQSAMGQDQDDLIVMPFRTFARRIAGNLDVNLIQVSAREGADTEKVKRDIEYLLRERRHIKGSESDDFSVMDMREIAQTLAGTTRVLTALLGAVAAVSLLVGGIGIMNIMLVSVTERTREIGIRLAIGAQEREVLLQFLVEAAVLSSFGGLLGIILALAASVGAASVLNIPFIFNAGIVVVAFLFSAAVGIVFGYFPAQKAARLDPIEALRYE from the coding sequence ATGTTGTGGAATACCCTGATCCTCGCGCTGCGTGAAATGCGCCGGAATCTGATGCGCTCGTTTCTGACCATCCTCGGCATCGTCATCGGCGTGGCCGCGGTGATCACCATGGTGACCATCGGTGGTGGCGCGACCGCGCAGGTCACCGAGCAGATTTCCAGCCTCGGCAGCAATCTGCTCATCGCCCGCCCGGGACAGCGCCTGGGGCCGGGTATCCGCTCGGCGGCGCCGGCGTTCGATCTGGCCGACGTGCAGGCGATCGGTAGGGAGGTCGGTTCCGTATCGGCCGTGGCGCCGACTTCCTCGCAGGCGGCGGTGGCCGTGCTCGGCAACGAGAACTGGTCCACGGGAGTAACCGGCACCGACGATCAGTTCTTCAAGATACGCAACTGGACCCTGGCCGAGGGCCGCCTGTTCACTGCGGGCGAAATGCGCACGGGACGCGCGGTCTGCATCATCGGCGAGACGGTGCGCAGCGAACTGTACGGCACGCTGGATCCGATCGGCAGCAAGATCCGCATCGGCAAGATGTCCTGTGATGTGATCGGGCTGCTGGAGGCCAAGGGACAGTCGGCCATGGGCCAGGACCAGGACGACTTGATCGTGATGCCGTTTCGGACCTTTGCGCGCCGGATCGCCGGCAACCTCGACGTCAACCTGATCCAGGTGTCGGCCAGGGAGGGCGCGGATACCGAGAAGGTGAAGCGGGATATCGAGTATCTGCTGCGCGAACGGCGTCACATCAAGGGTTCGGAGAGCGATGATTTCTCTGTCATGGACATGCGCGAGATCGCGCAGACCCTGGCCGGCACCACGCGGGTGCTGACCGCCTTGCTGGGCGCCGTGGCGGCGGTGAGCCTGCTGGTCGGCGGCATCGGCATTATGAACATCATGCTGGTGTCGGTGACCGAGCGGACGCGCGAGATCGGAATCCGGCTGGCGATCGGGGCGCAGGAGCGGGAGGTGTTGTTGCAGTTTCTGGTCGAGGCGGCGGTGCTGTCCTCCTTCGGCGGACTGCTCGGCATCATCCTGGCGCTGGCGGCTTCCGTGGGAGCTGCCTCAGTGTTGAATATCCCGTTCATCTTCAATGCCGGGATCGTGGTGGTCGCCTTCCTGTTCTCCGCCGCCGTCGGTATCGTGTTCGGTTACTTCCCGGCACAAAAAGCGGCGCGGCTCGATCCGATCGAAGCGCTGCGTTACGAATAA